The following coding sequences are from one Rutidosis leptorrhynchoides isolate AG116_Rl617_1_P2 chromosome 11, CSIRO_AGI_Rlap_v1, whole genome shotgun sequence window:
- the LOC139875021 gene encoding protein TRAUCO-like, whose translation MIHGNASVEIQLRKVEGVVTCLSNVYKAGKVELSEDRLTAGSCKGYRMVRATRGVMDGAWYFEIKVVSLGDTRHTRLGWSTEKGDLQVPVGYNGNSYGYRDIDGSKVHKALREKYGDEGYVEGDVIGFYINLLDGNEYAPKQPQLVMYKGQKYAYAADAKEEPAKVVPGSEIYIYIFFLNGICQGSAFKDLNGGCYYPAASMYTLPHRTICVVKFNFGPEFEAFSEDFGGRPIPTPMVEVLYHGFDGRVQNGVSKEKH comes from the exons ATGATACATGGAAATGCTAGCGTTGAG attCAGTTGCGGAAGGTGGAAGGG GTCGTTACATGTTTATCAAATGTTTATAAGGCCGGAAAAGTGGAATTGAGTGAAGATAGGTTAACTGCAGGGAGTTGTAAAGGGTATAGAATGGTTAGGGCTACTAGAGGTGTGATGGATGGAGCTTGGTATTTTGAAATTAAGGTTGTGAGTTTAGGTGATACAAGGCATACTAGACTTGGGTGGTCGACTGAAAAGGGCGATTTGCAGGTGCCAGTTGGTTACAATGGGAATAGTTATGGTTATAGAGATATTGATGGGAGTAAAGTTCATAAAGCTTTGAGGGAGAAATATGGGGATGAAGGATATGTTGAAGGTGATGTAATTGGTTTTTATATTAATTTGCTAGATGGTAATGAGTATGCACCGAAACAACCACAGTTGGTTATGTATAAGGGTCAAAAGTATGCTTATGCTGCGGATGCAAAAGAAGAACCTGCTAAAGTTGTGCCAG GaagtgaaatatatatatatatattttttttaaatggaATTTGTCAAGGGTCTGCATTCAAAGATCTCAATGGTGGGTGTTACTATCCTGCTGCTTCAATGTATACTCTTCCACATCGTACTATTTGTGTTGTCAAATTCAACTTCGGCCCCGAATTTGAAGCCTTTTCGGAAGACTTTGGTGGACGCCCTATTCCAACACCAATGGTTGAAGTTCTATATCATGGCTTTGATGGAAGAGTTCAAAATGGTGTGTCCAAAGAAAAGCACTAA